A single region of the Chryseobacterium culicis genome encodes:
- a CDS encoding response regulator transcription factor has translation MTKKILIADDHHVVRIGTAMILEKNFNHFEVDFAETYDEVKQKIQSEKYDLVILDIELPGSIFKSMVKEIKAIAEETLILIFTSYKENIALQYIEEGANGFLNKQSDPENFVKAVEALFKDGQYYTPEILNELLKGNKKRKAIENLSERELQVFNLLAKGNGNLEIANALDIEESTVGTYKRRVYQKLKITNLVELLEIYSEIH, from the coding sequence ATGACGAAAAAAATACTCATTGCAGATGACCATCATGTGGTAAGAATTGGAACCGCGATGATCCTGGAGAAAAATTTTAACCATTTTGAGGTCGATTTTGCAGAAACCTATGATGAGGTAAAACAGAAAATACAATCGGAAAAATATGATCTGGTTATTCTTGATATTGAACTTCCGGGAAGCATTTTCAAATCAATGGTGAAAGAGATAAAAGCAATTGCTGAAGAGACACTCATCTTAATATTTACATCCTATAAAGAAAATATTGCGTTGCAATACATTGAAGAAGGAGCAAACGGTTTTTTGAATAAGCAAAGTGATCCCGAAAATTTTGTCAAAGCTGTTGAGGCGCTCTTTAAAGATGGACAGTATTACACTCCAGAGATATTGAATGAATTGCTGAAAGGAAATAAAAAACGAAAAGCCATTGAGAATTTATCAGAGAGAGAACTGCAGGTTTTTAATCTGCTGGCAAAAGGAAATGGGAATCTTGAAATCGCCAATGCTCTTGATATTGAAGAATCTACCGTAGGAACTTATAAAAGAAGGGTTTATCAAAAATTAAAGATCACCAATCTTGTTGAATTGCTGGAAATCTACAGCGAAATTCATTAA